The Cytobacillus sp. NJ13 sequence CTTGCACATTTGGCTTAGTCAGGATCTCCGATAAAAATTGAAACGCTTTTTTCAATAGAGGAGTCGGGTCTGAAAGAAACTTCTCATTCGCAATTTCAACTGAAATGGTAATGACATGATACTCGCCCTTTTTCGCCAAATCCACAAAAAGAGTTGCACCATATAATTCATCAAGATAAGAACGCAGCTTTCCAGTTGCAGGGTAAGACGAACTGCTGCTTTGCAGGACATGCGGCAATAAAGATCTTAATGTAACAGTATCCTTTTCAAGCGGAGCTTTCATTTTCCAGACCAGTGTATTGGTTTTATATTTCTCTGTTTTAACTACATGAAGCTTATAGCCATTCATGGCTTTTACGGATTCAGAGATTAGAGCCATTTCTTTTCCTCCTGTCGGTAGATTGATGAGTCCAAAGTACGGTCAATATGAAGAATAAGGAACATCCCCTATATGTAAACACTTTGCTGCTATCTTCTATAATATCCTTTGTTATAAATCATATTCTTACTATACCTTGCCCTATTTCTTTATTTCAAGTTATTGGCTGTATTGGAAGGTTATATAAAAGAAAATCGGGAAGCTTTGCAGATGAATGATTGCGAACAAAATGCATCTCTCAAAATGAGGAACAAAAGACAAGTATGCAGGATTTCAATGAGCAATAAAAAGCCCCATTTCCAAAAGAAATGAGGCTTTGCTGTTTAGCGCTTTCCTTTTATATATGGAGTACCAGATGCTTTTGGAGCATCGGCGCGTCCTATGAAACCAGTTAATGCCAGAATCGTTAAAACATATGGTGCAATAAGAAGATATACATTTGGAATATTCTCAAGGAATGGAAGGCTTGAGCCGATGATACTCAAGCTTTGCGCAAATCCAAAGAATAAAGCCGCACCCATAACACCAAGCGGATGCCATTTACCAAAAATCAATGCTGCCAATGCCATAAAGCCTTGGCCGCTGATCGTTGCATGGCCGAAATCTGAAGAAATGGATTGTGCATACACACCGCCGCCAATTCCTGCTAGGGCACCGGAGATTAATACCCCAATGTATCTCATTCTGGTAACATTAATACCCATTGTATCGGCAGCCATTGGATGTTCACCAACCGCCCTCAGCCTTAGCCCGAATGGAGTTTTAAACATCACAAACCAGGCAAGAAATGCAACGGCAATCGCTGCAAATGAAGTATAGTATGTGTTTGAGAAAAACAGTTTTCCTATTACAGGTATATCGCTCAAAAATGGTATATCCACCTTGCTGAACCCTTTTTGAATAATGTCCGTCTGGCCTTTTCCATAAATGAATTTAACCAGGAACAGTGCAGCTCCAATTGCCAGAAGGTTAATCGCAACACCTGAGACTACCTGGTCTG is a genomic window containing:
- a CDS encoding ABC transporter permease; its protein translation is MGLMEILLIIIPSTLLWAAPLIFTGLGGNFSESSGVVNIGLEGLMVIGAFTAIVFNLTFVDVFGSMTPWVALLAAMVVGALLSILHAVASITFRADQVVSGVAINLLAIGAALFLVKFIYGKGQTDIIQKGFSKVDIPFLSDIPVIGKLFFSNTYYTSFAAIAVAFLAWFVMFKTPFGLRLRAVGEHPMAADTMGINVTRMRYIGVLISGALAGIGGGVYAQSISSDFGHATISGQGFMALAALIFGKWHPLGVMGAALFFGFAQSLSIIGSSLPFLENIPNVYLLIAPYVLTILALTGFIGRADAPKASGTPYIKGKR